Proteins encoded by one window of Bacillus sp. DTU_2020_1000418_1_SI_GHA_SEK_038:
- a CDS encoding DUF2922 domain-containing protein: MAKSLELTFVTDSGKLSRLSIDNPKEPIDPVAVKLAMEQIVAADVFQTMNGNLVSAKEARVIERNVTAYELV, encoded by the coding sequence ATGGCAAAATCATTAGAATTAACATTTGTGACAGATTCAGGAAAGCTTTCAAGACTTTCTATCGATAACCCGAAGGAGCCGATTGATCCAGTTGCTGTTAAGCTAGCAATGGAGCAAATCGTGGCTGCGGATGTGTTCCAAACGATGAACGGCAATCTTGTTTCAGCAAAAGAAGCAAGAGTCATCGAGCGTAACGTCACCGCCTATGAACTAGTTTAA
- a CDS encoding CarD family transcriptional regulator — MFQIGDKVFYPMHGAGIIEAIEEREILGKTQEYCVIHIPLNKMDVMLPLKTMSESGVRSIIDGEAMKEILFDLHNVDSDCSLPWKERYKSNMEKLKSGRVEDSAEIVRDLLHRNKEKSLNTSERQLLNQAQRNIISELSLIKDISENEAAELLKYSS; from the coding sequence ATGTTTCAAATTGGCGATAAGGTTTTTTATCCAATGCATGGGGCAGGTATCATTGAGGCCATAGAAGAACGGGAAATTCTAGGGAAGACACAGGAGTACTGTGTGATTCATATACCATTGAATAAAATGGACGTCATGCTTCCATTGAAAACAATGTCAGAATCCGGTGTTCGCTCCATCATAGACGGTGAGGCGATGAAAGAAATATTGTTTGATCTTCACAATGTAGATTCAGACTGCAGTCTTCCTTGGAAGGAGAGGTACAAATCGAACATGGAGAAGCTGAAATCAGGTCGGGTTGAGGATTCAGCTGAAATTGTTCGGGATCTTCTGCATCGCAACAAGGAAAAGTCGCTTAATACGAGCGAACGGCAGTTACTCAATCAAGCGCAGCGAAATATCATTAGTGAACTAAGTTTAATCAAAGACATAAGCGAGAACGAAGCAGCTGAATTATTAAAATATTCTAGTTGA
- a CDS encoding flagellar hook-basal body protein, with amino-acid sequence MNRTMITAQNTLTQLQKQMDIVSHNMANIDTTGYKRREANFTDLLFQQFNNQTIPQLEVNRLTPNGIRQGVGAKLAQSQIVGSQGSLKNTERSLDMAITAEGQYFKVLEQGENGSAVRYTRDGAFYLTPLSANENMLVTSNGYPILDENNNPITFGSDVKDFALQDQGRLLATMNDGSTSAINLGVVHIKKSQFLEQKGDNLLGLPENIAELNTPVEDVLTELNGPLRNQISMQQSALEQSNVDMSKEMTELINLQRSYQFQSRSVSIADQMMGLINGIR; translated from the coding sequence ATGAACAGAACGATGATTACGGCGCAGAATACATTAACCCAGCTGCAAAAACAAATGGATATTGTCAGTCACAATATGGCAAACATAGATACAACAGGCTATAAGCGCAGAGAGGCAAATTTCACCGATTTGCTTTTTCAGCAGTTTAATAATCAGACAATCCCTCAATTAGAGGTCAATCGATTAACACCTAACGGAATTCGTCAAGGAGTTGGGGCAAAGCTCGCTCAATCGCAAATCGTAGGGAGCCAGGGCAGCTTGAAGAATACGGAGCGATCGCTTGATATGGCGATCACCGCAGAGGGCCAGTACTTTAAAGTGCTCGAGCAGGGGGAGAATGGCTCGGCTGTCCGCTATACGAGGGATGGTGCCTTTTACTTAACGCCATTATCAGCAAATGAAAACATGCTTGTCACAAGCAATGGCTATCCGATTTTGGATGAAAATAATAATCCGATAACGTTTGGCAGCGATGTGAAGGACTTTGCTTTACAGGACCAAGGACGACTGTTGGCTACTATGAATGATGGCAGTACAAGTGCGATTAATCTTGGTGTCGTTCATATTAAGAAATCGCAATTTCTTGAGCAAAAAGGAGATAATCTCCTAGGTCTGCCGGAAAATATCGCGGAATTAAATACGCCGGTGGAAGATGTTTTAACGGAACTTAATGGTCCTTTAAGAAATCAAATTTCCATGCAGCAGAGCGCCTTGGAGCAGTCAAATGTGGATATGTCCAAGGAGATGACGGAGCTCATTAATCTTCAGCGTTCTTATCAATTCCAGTCCAGATCCGTCTCCATCGCTGACCAAATGATGGGACTCATCAACGGAATTCGTTAA
- a CDS encoding 3D domain-containing protein: MKKLLITITTVFFLLVEFSTAASAAQHTYKVKTGDTLWSISKKNQVTVQQLKSWNQLKSDIIKPNQVLKLATAPAATEAKPPAPAAKAASYKEITVKATAYTASCKNCSGITATGINLKKNPNMKVISVDPKVIPLGSKVYVPGYGEAIAADKGSSVKGNKIDVFIPSHKQAIQWGNKTVKIKVYN; the protein is encoded by the coding sequence ATGAAAAAACTTCTAATCACAATAACGACTGTATTTTTTCTACTAGTTGAATTTTCGACTGCTGCGTCTGCTGCACAACATACATATAAAGTGAAAACTGGAGATACTCTCTGGTCCATTTCTAAAAAGAATCAAGTTACCGTACAGCAATTAAAATCATGGAATCAGCTTAAATCAGATATCATTAAGCCTAATCAGGTGTTAAAGTTGGCTACAGCACCAGCAGCCACAGAGGCAAAACCACCCGCTCCCGCTGCAAAAGCCGCGAGCTATAAAGAAATTACTGTGAAAGCAACCGCCTATACAGCTAGCTGCAAGAACTGCAGCGGCATTACGGCTACAGGCATTAATTTAAAAAAGAATCCAAATATGAAAGTCATTTCTGTTGACCCTAAGGTGATTCCGCTCGGTTCGAAGGTTTATGTACCTGGTTACGGGGAAGCAATCGCTGCTGATAAAGGCTCTTCTGTTAAAGGAAACAAAATTGACGTGTTTATTCCCTCTCACAAGCAGGCCATTCAATGGGGCAATAAAACCGTGAAGATAAAAGTATATAACTAA
- a CDS encoding helix-turn-helix transcriptional regulator → MSLSIKLRQLRDERNWSQRFVANLLNVHRSTISKYETGEIIPNYQTLLQFAQIYKVDKSFLINELDESQRNETGSDTYILKEGPIDHDLDLIKQLLQGYPELKKSLLELYNFDEKTKAQTIKVVQFLIQGMKQK, encoded by the coding sequence ATGTCTTTATCTATAAAGCTGAGGCAGCTTAGGGATGAGAGAAATTGGAGCCAGCGGTTTGTGGCAAATTTATTGAATGTACATCGGTCTACCATTAGCAAATATGAAACGGGGGAAATTATTCCGAACTACCAGACTCTTCTTCAGTTCGCCCAAATTTATAAGGTTGATAAATCCTTTTTAATAAATGAATTGGATGAATCACAAAGAAACGAAACTGGGTCGGATACATACATCTTAAAAGAGGGTCCTATTGATCATGATTTGGATTTGATTAAACAGCTGCTCCAAGGCTACCCCGAATTAAAGAAATCACTCTTGGAGCTATATAATTTTGATGAAAAAACAAAAGCCCAAACGATTAAAGTCGTTCAGTTTCTCATACAGGGGATGAAACAAAAGTAA
- a CDS encoding DUF1659 domain-containing protein: MAQALMIETRLRLTFETGVNEKGDPIFKSKTFGNVKKAATAEQLFQAATAIASLSQDSLSTIVRNDSFDILG, encoded by the coding sequence ATGGCACAGGCATTAATGATCGAGACACGGCTTCGTCTGACGTTCGAAACGGGTGTAAATGAGAAGGGCGACCCGATTTTCAAGTCTAAAACATTTGGGAATGTGAAGAAGGCGGCGACAGCTGAGCAGCTTTTTCAGGCAGCAACGGCAATCGCATCACTTAGCCAGGACTCCCTATCAACCATAGTGAGAAACGACAGCTTTGATATTCTTGGCTAA
- a CDS encoding flagellar hook-basal body protein — translation MFRGFYTVASGMVAQQKRTEMLTNNMANANTPGFKADQSALRAFPEMLLQRFDQEVIPTENGLRLPFNRRIGALNTGVYMQETMPAFLQGDLKETGIKTDIALIDVSMPANGSVFFTVAGPNGEQQYTRNGNFTVDGQGFLTTASGHFVLDEAGNRIQLASDRFTLNENGMLTGEGGETARLGIAFAEDANRLMKQGDGLFRTEDGNPLANAYNAAGAQFKLQQGFVERSNVDVGRTMTEMLSAYRSFEANQKVLQAYDRSMEKAANEIGRIG, via the coding sequence ATGTTCAGAGGGTTTTATACGGTAGCCTCCGGGATGGTGGCGCAGCAGAAAAGGACAGAAATGTTGACGAATAATATGGCGAATGCGAATACACCGGGCTTTAAGGCGGATCAATCAGCCTTGCGTGCATTTCCGGAAATGCTGCTGCAGCGATTTGATCAGGAAGTGATCCCAACGGAAAATGGGCTCCGTCTGCCGTTCAACCGGAGAATTGGCGCTTTGAATACTGGGGTTTATATGCAGGAAACAATGCCGGCATTTTTGCAGGGCGATTTAAAAGAAACAGGCATTAAAACGGACATCGCGTTAATCGATGTGTCTATGCCAGCTAACGGCAGTGTTTTTTTTACAGTGGCGGGTCCAAATGGGGAACAGCAATATACGAGAAACGGGAATTTTACTGTGGATGGACAAGGCTTTTTAACGACTGCGAGTGGCCATTTTGTATTAGATGAAGCGGGGAATCGAATTCAGCTGGCGAGCGATCGTTTTACGCTAAATGAGAATGGTATGTTAACTGGAGAAGGCGGGGAAACAGCCAGACTTGGAATCGCCTTCGCTGAGGATGCAAACCGCCTTATGAAGCAAGGAGACGGGTTATTTCGGACAGAGGACGGCAACCCGCTAGCTAATGCTTATAATGCCGCAGGAGCCCAATTTAAGCTTCAGCAAGGGTTTGTGGAGCGTTCTAATGTGGATGTAGGGAGAACGATGACAGAAATGCTATCTGCCTACAGATCGTTTGAGGCGAATCAGAAGGTGCTCCAAGCCTATGACAGGAGTATGGAAAAGGCTGCGAATGAAATTGGGCGTATCGGATAA
- the ssb gene encoding single-stranded DNA-binding protein translates to MINQVTLVGRLTKDPELKRTPEGTAVTNVTVAVNRQYRNQQGEIGADFVQCTLWKKTAENTSRYCRKGSLIGITGRIQTRHYNNQEGTRVYVTEVLADSVRFLEQRRSEEALIPAGMEA, encoded by the coding sequence ATGATTAATCAAGTAACGTTAGTTGGAAGGTTGACGAAGGATCCTGAGCTCAAAAGAACGCCTGAGGGGACAGCGGTCACCAATGTCACCGTGGCCGTGAACCGTCAGTACCGCAACCAGCAAGGAGAGATTGGTGCAGATTTTGTCCAATGCACCCTCTGGAAAAAGACTGCCGAAAACACATCGCGTTATTGCCGGAAGGGCTCATTAATCGGAATTACCGGGAGAATTCAGACAAGGCACTATAACAATCAAGAAGGAACCAGAGTTTATGTAACCGAGGTGTTAGCAGATTCTGTGAGATTTCTTGAACAAAGGCGTTCAGAAGAGGCATTAATCCCCGCAGGAATGGAGGCGTAG
- a CDS encoding SWIM zinc finger family protein, with the protein MSTIPEHFLEPLDFAANELMDMLSPKIVENERMVQKGLMLFRQGLVSHVRFDRNEITGVVQDVTPAKVMLDLDFINLSECSCPADGFCRHQLAVFFYLLSQAKSVTDWVNEWRQPLQESKTVQLLGLQRAKDLLTTSSRQKPDYDRWVASIHESFDTIMTGNGEPKPYYMNELFQIYTKRWKANAPFEQEWKLLYHLIGYFFSFKKLMELSIHFGHSGEIINRYYHHLFQDLMEDILDVTHKLSVHSLPFAFDEFIEKLKGDSTDILQYDFPLEFEQTQLYRILWMKFFKKKVWCQEEVVKLLDIEDKNFPIVVAIIHQYILLGKDEDAVDLLAVPEKGMTPYFLTWLDYLIQQKEWKRMGPYVEEFIKKLREYLQLSENHYINRNFSNLAIKVIQPYCSETGRDDLYEKALVETLPFSFNEYEYLLFENGAFDRWIDLQGIMNNDIDVLPKSRIKEIEKEAPALLLPLYHQSIQNHISHKGRDHYRMAVRKLKKLRTLYKKLKRQDDWIYFLDTLLEKTKRLRAFQEECKRGKLIDA; encoded by the coding sequence ATGTCTACCATTCCAGAGCATTTCCTCGAGCCGTTGGATTTTGCGGCGAATGAGCTGATGGATATGTTGAGTCCGAAGATCGTGGAGAATGAGCGCATGGTCCAGAAGGGGCTGATGCTTTTTCGGCAGGGGCTAGTTTCTCACGTACGTTTTGATCGGAATGAGATCACAGGTGTCGTTCAGGATGTGACGCCGGCAAAGGTGATGCTTGATCTTGATTTTATCAATTTAAGCGAATGCTCTTGTCCTGCCGATGGATTTTGCCGGCATCAGCTTGCTGTGTTTTTCTATCTTCTTTCGCAGGCGAAGAGTGTGACGGATTGGGTTAATGAGTGGAGACAGCCTTTGCAGGAGAGCAAAACAGTCCAGCTTCTCGGCCTTCAGCGAGCAAAGGATCTGTTGACCACTTCAAGCAGACAAAAGCCTGATTATGACCGGTGGGTAGCCTCCATTCACGAAAGCTTTGACACGATTATGACTGGGAACGGCGAGCCGAAGCCTTATTATATGAATGAGCTATTTCAAATTTATACGAAGCGATGGAAAGCCAACGCGCCTTTTGAGCAGGAATGGAAGCTCCTTTATCACTTGATCGGATACTTCTTTAGCTTTAAAAAACTGATGGAACTGAGCATTCATTTCGGGCACTCGGGAGAAATCATTAACCGTTACTATCACCATCTTTTTCAGGATTTGATGGAGGATATTTTAGATGTGACCCATAAACTATCGGTCCACTCCCTCCCCTTTGCCTTCGATGAATTTATTGAAAAATTAAAAGGGGATTCCACCGATATCCTTCAATATGATTTTCCGCTCGAATTTGAGCAAACCCAATTGTATCGAATTCTGTGGATGAAATTTTTCAAGAAGAAGGTTTGGTGCCAGGAGGAAGTCGTAAAACTGCTGGACATTGAGGATAAAAACTTCCCGATCGTTGTGGCCATTATTCATCAATATATCCTATTGGGGAAAGATGAAGATGCCGTTGATCTTTTGGCGGTTCCAGAAAAAGGGATGACTCCCTATTTCCTGACCTGGCTGGATTATTTGATCCAACAGAAGGAATGGAAACGAATGGGTCCTTATGTCGAGGAGTTTATTAAAAAGCTGCGGGAATACCTTCAACTTTCGGAGAACCATTATATTAATCGTAATTTCTCTAATCTTGCCATAAAAGTGATACAACCTTACTGTTCGGAAACGGGCAGAGACGATTTATATGAAAAAGCTCTCGTTGAAACGCTGCCATTTAGCTTTAATGAATATGAATATCTTCTTTTTGAAAATGGAGCTTTTGACCGCTGGATTGATTTGCAGGGCATCATGAACAATGATATCGATGTGCTTCCTAAGAGCCGAATAAAGGAAATTGAAAAAGAAGCGCCGGCACTGCTTTTGCCGCTTTATCATCAGTCGATCCAAAACCATATTTCCCATAAAGGCCGTGACCATTACCGAATGGCTGTCCGGAAATTGAAAAAGCTCCGGACGTTGTATAAAAAGCTGAAAAGACAGGATGATTGGATTTATTTCCTAGACACCCTGCTCGAAAAAACTAAGCGGCTTCGCGCCTTCCAGGAAGAATGTAAAAGGGGAAAGCTAATCGATGCTTAA
- a CDS encoding YwpF-like family protein, producing the protein MKTFKLISLQVVEDDSLVDIDLIDGLIINQENDPNTWLLEAYVNKTYNEYFQKLSQQGEDIIVQVVITKKENSPAAFQTKIVTIKHVTDHISILFEGKLMKSNYDYAEIVLKKLIEQGLTGDKLLKEFKTILRGKPQITAAKGD; encoded by the coding sequence ATGAAGACGTTTAAACTCATCTCGTTGCAAGTTGTCGAGGATGATTCATTGGTAGATATCGACCTGATTGACGGGTTAATTATTAATCAAGAGAACGATCCGAATACTTGGTTGCTAGAGGCCTATGTGAACAAAACCTACAATGAGTATTTTCAGAAGCTGTCCCAGCAAGGAGAGGATATCATTGTTCAGGTTGTCATCACGAAGAAGGAAAACAGCCCAGCCGCCTTCCAAACAAAGATTGTAACAATTAAACACGTGACTGATCATATCAGCATTCTTTTTGAAGGCAAACTCATGAAATCAAATTATGATTATGCGGAAATTGTTTTGAAAAAGCTCATTGAGCAAGGCTTAACAGGGGATAAGCTATTGAAGGAATTTAAAACCATACTTCGCGGAAAACCACAGATTACTGCCGCTAAAGGCGATTAA
- a CDS encoding DEAD/DEAH box helicase — MLKIKINVRQIDTDLYCLSAQNDEGYFLKPEFWGKLLFNHHEESFYGTLFQDNKAVEEKDIPLNSWQLVSLFAKERFNSFIEWDWDELAQICLAASLPIYEAISEKEWIPDFSAWENGEFRWALPDRVVQEFGSSFWEQMIGETSVKDFTHEMFHHALDSFFERNSKLKADLSGKINTLRGSELSPRDLAAYFDEESWQEWIGLKENDIPFTIGLKLEEPAEMDESWELSIFLRGKKDPDLLVDLHDYANYPRGWRKYEEAISKEQERWVNVFPWLKGDNGIATRLTEDEAWTFLTEASETLLSLGIEILLPSWWLAMKNASLKVKARLKGQSTSHRPSFVGLQAMLDYDWRISMNGVDLSEDEFNSMVEEKRRLVYIRGRWIKLDPGFVRQIQDLMKKAEKEGLHVRDLIEQELLSSETEEEDDLENPKAFARIQIEMNRQWKQMVKQLRDVKDIPLVEVPAAFQGDLRPYQKLGMSWLLFLRRFGFGACLADDMGLGKTIQLISYLLKVKEEEADSGPALIICPTSVLGNWQKEIERFAPGLNVYLHYGGNRPKGEEFVEKASGADVVLTSYGLTALDVEDFESVEWGSISIDEAQNIKNAQTKQSKAVRRLKGKHHIALTGTPMENRLSELWSIFDFTNHGYLGSMGQFQKRFVLPIEKDDNKEKVGQLQAFIRPFLLRRTKRDEEVALNLPDKLEQKEYCPLTAEQASLYEQLVKDTFEQIEQLSAFERKGLILQMLSRLKQLCNHPALYLKEEKPSKVIERSAKLEKLSELVDSVLDQGESCLIFTQYIEMGNIIRGMIKKRFGVEVPFLNGSVPKNERDRMIEQFQGGEFPVFLLSLKAGGTGLNLTAANHVIHYDRWWNPAVENQATDRAYRIGQKRFVHVHKMICTGTLEEKIDAMLEKKQSLNDQIIQSESWITELSTDELRDLVFLT, encoded by the coding sequence ATGCTTAAGATCAAAATTAACGTCCGACAAATAGATACTGACCTATATTGCCTTTCTGCGCAGAATGATGAGGGGTATTTTTTAAAACCTGAATTCTGGGGTAAGCTGCTGTTTAATCATCATGAGGAGAGCTTTTACGGAACTCTTTTTCAGGATAACAAAGCCGTGGAGGAGAAGGATATTCCCCTTAACAGCTGGCAGCTTGTCTCGCTGTTTGCGAAGGAACGGTTTAATTCATTTATCGAGTGGGATTGGGATGAGCTGGCTCAAATTTGTTTAGCCGCTTCTCTTCCTATTTATGAGGCGATTTCCGAAAAGGAATGGATCCCTGATTTTTCAGCTTGGGAAAACGGTGAGTTTCGCTGGGCGCTGCCTGACCGGGTTGTGCAGGAATTTGGTTCTTCCTTTTGGGAGCAAATGATTGGGGAAACGTCTGTTAAGGATTTTACCCACGAGATGTTTCATCATGCATTGGATTCGTTTTTTGAGCGTAACAGCAAGCTGAAAGCCGATTTAAGTGGGAAAATAAATACTTTACGCGGAAGTGAGCTATCTCCCCGTGATCTCGCGGCCTATTTTGACGAGGAAAGCTGGCAGGAATGGATTGGCCTGAAGGAAAACGATATTCCTTTTACCATTGGACTGAAGCTGGAGGAGCCTGCCGAGATGGATGAATCATGGGAGCTCAGCATTTTTCTTCGTGGAAAAAAGGATCCGGATCTGCTAGTTGATTTGCATGATTATGCGAATTATCCGCGCGGCTGGAGGAAATACGAGGAGGCGATCTCGAAGGAACAGGAAAGATGGGTGAATGTTTTTCCTTGGCTTAAGGGGGATAACGGAATTGCGACCCGCTTAACGGAGGATGAAGCGTGGACATTTCTGACCGAAGCGAGTGAAACTCTCCTTTCTTTAGGGATTGAAATTCTCCTGCCTTCATGGTGGCTGGCAATGAAAAATGCCAGTCTTAAGGTGAAGGCTCGTCTTAAAGGTCAATCCACTAGCCACCGTCCATCCTTTGTCGGGCTTCAGGCGATGCTGGATTATGACTGGCGGATTTCCATGAATGGAGTGGATTTGTCAGAGGATGAGTTCAACAGCATGGTGGAGGAAAAAAGGCGGCTCGTTTATATTCGCGGAAGATGGATTAAGCTCGATCCTGGGTTTGTCCGGCAAATTCAGGATTTAATGAAAAAGGCGGAAAAGGAAGGGCTTCATGTCCGCGATTTAATCGAGCAGGAGCTTCTTTCCAGTGAAACTGAAGAAGAGGACGACCTCGAGAATCCGAAAGCCTTCGCCCGAATTCAAATTGAAATGAACCGCCAGTGGAAACAAATGGTGAAGCAGCTTCGCGATGTTAAGGATATCCCCCTTGTCGAAGTCCCCGCTGCTTTTCAAGGGGATCTCCGTCCGTATCAAAAGCTTGGCATGAGCTGGCTGCTATTTTTGCGCCGGTTTGGATTTGGCGCTTGTTTGGCGGATGATATGGGGCTTGGGAAAACGATTCAGCTGATTTCTTATCTTTTAAAAGTAAAGGAAGAGGAAGCGGACTCCGGCCCCGCACTGATTATTTGCCCAACCTCCGTACTCGGAAACTGGCAAAAGGAAATTGAGCGATTTGCTCCTGGGCTGAATGTGTATCTGCATTATGGGGGGAATCGTCCTAAGGGTGAGGAGTTTGTGGAAAAAGCTTCCGGGGCTGATGTCGTTCTTACCTCGTACGGACTGACGGCTCTAGATGTTGAGGATTTCGAGAGTGTTGAATGGGGCTCGATTAGCATAGATGAGGCCCAGAATATTAAAAATGCGCAAACGAAGCAATCGAAGGCGGTTCGGAGGCTAAAGGGCAAGCATCACATTGCTTTGACCGGCACCCCGATGGAAAACCGCTTATCTGAGCTTTGGTCGATTTTTGATTTTACTAACCACGGCTACTTAGGCAGCATGGGCCAATTTCAAAAACGCTTCGTCCTCCCGATTGAGAAGGATGATAATAAGGAAAAGGTTGGGCAGCTCCAAGCCTTTATTAGACCTTTCCTGCTTCGCCGGACGAAACGAGACGAAGAAGTGGCGCTGAATCTCCCAGACAAGCTCGAGCAAAAGGAATACTGTCCGTTAACAGCGGAGCAAGCCTCGTTGTATGAACAGCTCGTCAAGGACACATTCGAGCAAATTGAACAGCTTTCAGCATTCGAGCGAAAGGGATTAATTTTGCAAATGCTCAGCCGGTTGAAACAGCTTTGCAACCACCCCGCTCTTTATTTAAAAGAAGAGAAGCCTTCGAAGGTAATTGAGCGTTCGGCTAAGCTTGAAAAGCTTAGTGAATTGGTCGACTCGGTTCTCGATCAAGGAGAAAGCTGCTTGATTTTTACTCAATATATCGAAATGGGCAATATTATTCGCGGGATGATTAAGAAGCGATTTGGTGTAGAGGTGCCATTTTTGAATGGAAGTGTTCCGAAAAATGAGCGTGACCGGATGATTGAGCAGTTCCAGGGCGGAGAGTTTCCTGTCTTTCTTTTATCATTAAAGGCAGGCGGAACCGGCTTGAATCTAACGGCAGCCAACCACGTCATCCACTATGATCGCTGGTGGAACCCTGCCGTTGAAAACCAAGCCACCGACCGGGCCTACCGCATCGGCCAAAAACGCTTCGTCCACGTCCATAAAATGATCTGCACCGGCACCCTCGAAGAAAAAATCGATGCCATGCTAGAGAAAAAACAATCCTTGAACGATCAAATCATCCAAAGCGAAAGCTGGATTACCGAGCTGTCTACGGATGAATTGAGGGATTTGGTGTTTTTGACTTAA
- a CDS encoding DNA-directed RNA polymerase subunit beta, which yields MSVNNNNQEAAKSREQLKKERTTMAEKRRNRRIRVRMIPIWLRIIIVAVLIFISCIAGAAFGYGVMGGGNAKDIFQKSTWTHIVDLVERE from the coding sequence ATGTCGGTAAACAACAATAATCAAGAAGCAGCGAAATCACGTGAACAATTAAAAAAAGAACGCACAACCATGGCGGAAAAGAGACGCAATCGCCGTATTCGAGTGCGTATGATTCCGATTTGGCTGCGGATTATCATTGTTGCTGTTTTAATTTTTATAAGCTGTATAGCAGGAGCTGCTTTCGGATATGGTGTAATGGGCGGCGGCAATGCAAAAGATATTTTCCAAAAATCTACCTGGACGCATATTGTTGACCTTGTAGAAAGAGAGTAA
- the fabZ gene encoding 3-hydroxyacyl-ACP dehydratase FabZ, whose amino-acid sequence MLDINQIKEIIPHRYPFLLVDRILEVEEGQKAIGIKNVTANEEFFNGHFPDYPVMPGVLIIEALAQVGAVAMLKKEENRGRLALFAGIDKCRFKRQVKPGDQLRLEVEMTRFKGPMGKGKGIATVDGELVCETEIMFALQ is encoded by the coding sequence ATGCTTGATATTAATCAAATTAAGGAAATCATTCCTCATCGTTACCCTTTTTTACTTGTAGATCGAATTCTTGAGGTGGAGGAAGGACAGAAGGCCATCGGAATTAAAAACGTAACCGCGAATGAGGAGTTTTTCAATGGGCATTTTCCTGATTATCCGGTTATGCCGGGCGTTTTGATCATTGAGGCGCTTGCTCAGGTGGGAGCTGTTGCGATGCTGAAAAAAGAAGAAAATCGCGGACGTCTAGCTCTTTTTGCGGGAATTGATAAATGCCGTTTTAAAAGACAAGTAAAGCCAGGTGACCAATTGCGTCTTGAGGTTGAGATGACTCGGTTTAAGGGGCCAATGGGCAAAGGTAAAGGAATTGCCACGGTTGATGGAGAACTTGTCTGCGAAACCGAAATCATGTTTGCTTTACAGTAA
- a CDS encoding methyl-accepting chemotaxis protein, with protein sequence MVGALRELIQNVDAKSEMLAASSQQLMASAEQNNTATEQIVDAIQEVASGTERQSKMVEDSHHIVMAMSAEMEGMLNHSQAVRETSMDAVGIVNNGNQAIQLTSQQMTNIHKTISRLSVVIEDLRKRSIDINQIIDVISGIADQTNLLALNAAIEAARAGENGKGFAVVADEVRKLAEQSSRSTETIRQLISSIQIDTNHAVESMEKGTTEIEKGMDLAQSAGEAFHEIKQFIDHVNNEIQTISVSIKETSAGTEQVVGVVHGIEEIAVKTTADSQNVSAATEEQLASMQEITASASSLSYMAEELQEIIKQFKI encoded by the coding sequence ATGGTGGGGGCTCTCCGCGAACTGATTCAAAATGTCGATGCGAAATCAGAAATGCTGGCCGCTTCATCTCAGCAGCTGATGGCAAGCGCGGAGCAAAATAATACAGCGACTGAGCAAATTGTCGATGCCATTCAGGAGGTTGCTTCCGGAACTGAACGACAATCCAAAATGGTCGAGGATAGCCATCATATTGTTATGGCGATGTCTGCGGAAATGGAAGGGATGCTGAACCATTCTCAAGCCGTCCGCGAAACATCCATGGACGCTGTGGGAATTGTGAACAATGGAAATCAAGCGATTCAGCTAACATCTCAACAAATGACCAATATTCACAAAACAATCAGCAGGCTTAGCGTGGTCATTGAGGATTTAAGAAAAAGATCCATCGATATTAATCAAATCATTGATGTGATTTCGGGGATTGCCGACCAAACGAATCTTCTGGCATTAAATGCGGCAATTGAAGCGGCAAGAGCAGGGGAAAATGGCAAAGGCTTTGCCGTCGTTGCGGATGAGGTGCGTAAATTAGCGGAGCAATCGTCTAGATCTACTGAAACAATCAGGCAACTCATCTCCTCTATTCAAATTGACACGAACCATGCAGTTGAATCGATGGAAAAAGGAACAACCGAAATCGAAAAAGGAATGGATCTTGCCCAAAGTGCAGGAGAGGCCTTCCATGAAATCAAGCAATTTATCGATCACGTAAACAATGAAATTCAAACGATTTCAGTCTCTATTAAAGAGACTTCAGCTGGCACCGAACAGGTGGTTGGCGTTGTACACGGCATTGAAGAAATTGCTGTCAAAACAACAGCAGACAGCCAAAATGTTTCCGCCGCAACCGAGGAACAATTAGCCTCCATGCAGGAAATCACAGCTTCCGCCTCCTCGCTATCTTATATGGCAGAGGAACTTCAGGAAATAATTAAGCAATTTAAAATTTAA